From the Lysinibacillus fusiformis genome, the window TTACACAGCAAACGGATTTCGTCATTCTTGGTGATAAACGTCGCGGTATAAGCGCCAAGCAGCATAAAGCCGAGCAGCTAATGAGTCAGGGGCAAGACATTCAAATCTTGATAGAAGATGATTTTTTATGGCTTATTTCGATACCAAGGGAAATTGACAAGTAAAAAGAGTATGTAAGGTTGTTCTTCTTACATACTCTTTTCATATTTTTACTTTATCGGAACAACAATAGGCTTCAATGTATACGGCTCTTTTATCGGTTCTAATGCTCCTGTACTATCCTTAATTTTGTATACACCTACTACAGGGGTGATCATAATCGAGGTAGCTTGTTCATCAAAGTTGTTTGCAACAATACGAGGGAAATTTCCACGCCCTTTAAAATCAGTATTATGACTAGTTCCTCTAAAATGAATGACATTATAATCATTCCCTAAATCATCTGTCACAATATAGTCAATAAGAACTCCTCGCCAAGCTTCATTTTCTTTTTCCACCAAAACTTCTTCGGAAAGATAAAATGTTGTAGAGATAGGTGTTTTCGTTATTTTAAAAGCTTCAATTTTTATACCTTCCCCTTCTGTTTTCATACTATCCTTTTCCACCTTTATTGTTTCACTTTCAAGCTTCTCTAAAGTAAATTCAAATGCCCAGTCGCCTGCTACTGAATTATTTACATTATTTAAATCAACAATTTGATTTCCTTGAAAATTAATGTGAACTTCCTCGGGCTTTGAGCCTCTAATGAGTTCAAAAATATACAATACTGCATACTCATTGCTGTTTATCTTTTGAACCAAATAATTTGTTGAAT encodes:
- a CDS encoding DUF4179 domain-containing protein, whose product is MKKLYKQFNDLNLDINIEPMEVSTVEKERVKRNVMMVKKKRQFIKNFIVAATFFIAFSMTLGYTFPTFAANLPFIGNIFELFIDDERYVFNNYDHYSTSVGVSQESNEVEVTVTDAVYDGENITIAYTIKSEKDLGERPVLYGENRELTAEEFGNRYRYDGYSTNYLVQKINSNEYAVLYIFELIRGSKPEEVHINFQGNQIVDLNNVNNSVAGDWAFEFTLEKLESETIKVEKDSMKTEGEGIKIEAFKITKTPISTTFYLSEEVLVEKENEAWRGVLIDYIVTDDLGNDYNVIHFRGTSHNTDFKGRGNFPRIVANNFDEQATSIMITPVVGVYKIKDSTGALEPIKEPYTLKPIVVPIK